The genomic stretch TGCAGCACCCACACCGCGAACGGCAGGAAGAACAGCAGGCCGAAGCTGATGCCGGCCAGCACGCTGGCCACCAGGTAGCCGATGACCATGGTGATCTGGAAGTTGAGGGCCTCGGCGCCCTGCGCCCGCAGGTACGCCGACCGGTCCTTGTAGACCAGGTAGACGACGAGTCCGGCGACCGGGCCCAGCAGGATCCCGCCGGCGTGGCCGAGCGCGGCCCAGGTGCGCTCGTCGGACACCGTGACCGGGGCCGCCTGGTACGCCGCGGGCGGCGGGTACCCGCCGGGCTGGCCGGGCTGGCCGTACGGGCCGGGCTGCGCCGGGCCGGGCTGGCCGTAGCCACCGGGCTGACCCGGCTGGCCGTAGCCGGGCTGGCCGTAGGGGCCGGGCTGCGCGGGGCC from Aquipuribacter hungaricus encodes the following:
- a CDS encoding DUF4870 domain-containing protein, with product MTDPTTPDPSQPTPGGYGQPGQPGGYGQPGPAQPGPYGQPGYGQPGQPGGYGQPGPAQPGPYGQPGQPGGYPPPAAYQAAPVTVSDERTWAALGHAGGILLGPVAGLVVYLVYKDRSAYLRAQGAEALNFQITMVIGYLVASVLAGISFGLLFFLPFAVWVLQIVFGIIAAVAANKHEAYRYPFSLRLVK